A genomic segment from Microbispora sp. ZYX-F-249 encodes:
- a CDS encoding PucR family transcriptional regulator, translating into MQDIVDEISRLLDASVTLEDRSFNLLAYGAQSGDIDRVRQESILRRHASDEVRAHFEAYGIATATGPVRIPGLPGLLGRVCVPLRHGGVTYGYLWALESGALTDERLAAVAPLVGRAAALLATQARGRHAPLRQFFSADPAVRATAGVDAEGPVTAVAVRTPAEVPGPPRTLPRGVLADPDVTETAVDAPLLAVLAPAAQAAHVARLLHGLYGMAAGIGGPRDDPGEAWQSWREALLALRVAEHVERHAPVADWSGLGVYRLLARLSPRDLADLAAESAALTPRIAMSVEAYLDHAGQVQETAAALGVHRQTLYYRLGKAGHLTGLDLADGEDRLLLHLSLKAAALLPGHV; encoded by the coding sequence ATGCAAGACATCGTCGATGAGATCTCCCGCCTGCTGGACGCCTCCGTGACGCTGGAGGACCGCTCGTTCAACCTGCTGGCGTACGGCGCGCAGAGCGGGGACATCGACCGCGTCCGGCAGGAGTCGATCCTGCGCCGGCACGCGTCCGACGAGGTGCGCGCCCACTTCGAGGCGTACGGCATCGCCACCGCGACGGGCCCGGTGCGCATCCCCGGGCTGCCCGGCCTGCTCGGCCGCGTGTGCGTGCCGCTGCGGCACGGCGGGGTGACCTACGGCTACCTGTGGGCGCTCGAATCCGGCGCGCTCACCGACGAGCGCCTGGCCGCCGTCGCGCCGCTGGTCGGCCGGGCGGCCGCGCTGCTGGCCACGCAGGCCCGGGGCCGGCACGCCCCGCTGCGCCAGTTCTTCTCCGCCGACCCCGCGGTCCGCGCCACCGCCGGGGTAGACGCCGAGGGACCGGTGACGGCGGTGGCCGTCCGGACGCCGGCGGAGGTCCCGGGGCCGCCGCGCACGCTGCCGCGCGGCGTGCTGGCCGACCCGGACGTGACCGAGACGGCCGTGGACGCGCCGCTCCTCGCCGTGCTGGCGCCCGCCGCGCAGGCCGCGCACGTCGCCCGCCTCCTGCACGGCCTGTACGGCATGGCCGCGGGGATCGGGGGCCCGCGCGACGACCCGGGGGAGGCCTGGCAGAGCTGGCGGGAGGCGCTGCTGGCGCTGCGGGTGGCCGAGCACGTCGAGCGGCACGCCCCGGTCGCCGACTGGAGCGGGCTCGGCGTCTATCGGCTGCTGGCCCGGCTGTCCCCGCGCGACCTGGCCGACCTCGCCGCCGAGTCCGCCGCGCTCACGCCCCGGATCGCCATGAGCGTGGAGGCCTACCTCGACCACGCCGGACAGGTCCAGGAGACGGCGGCGGCGCTGGGCGTGCACCGGCAGACGCTGTACTACCGGCTGGGCAAGGCCGGGCACCTCACCGGGCTCGATCTCGCCGACGGGGAGGACCGCCTGCTGCTCCACCTGTCGCTGAAGGCGGCGGCCCTCCTCCCCGGCCACGTGTGA
- a CDS encoding RNA polymerase subunit sigma-70, which produces MEAVRAGDEAVFGALAARHRHELRVHCYRMLGSFTDAEDLVQETLLRAWRGREGFEGRSTFRAWLYRIATNACLDALSGARAREVVADVQGHPGRPAPADVPWLQPYPDELLDLAAPDEGGPDAAAIARETVELAFLAAIQHLPPRQRAVLILRDVAGWPVAETAGALEMSVASVKSALQRARATLRDRLPRRRADWAAATRPSRDELDLLERYVAASRNADLTGLAALLREDVRQAMPPAALVFAGRAAVLDMWRPVLEGEERWGEWHCVPLAVNRQPAVANYVRRPGETSFGAVNIDVLCAEDGLVTEITTFGPELLPHFGLPLTIEATVTKP; this is translated from the coding sequence GTGGAGGCGGTCCGGGCGGGCGACGAGGCCGTGTTCGGGGCGCTCGCCGCGCGTCACCGGCACGAGCTGCGAGTGCACTGTTACCGGATGCTCGGGTCGTTCACCGACGCGGAGGACCTGGTGCAGGAGACGCTCCTGCGGGCCTGGCGCGGGCGGGAGGGCTTCGAGGGGCGCTCGACGTTCCGGGCCTGGCTCTACCGGATCGCCACGAACGCCTGCCTGGACGCACTGTCCGGCGCCCGCGCCCGCGAGGTGGTGGCGGACGTCCAGGGACACCCGGGGCGCCCGGCCCCGGCCGACGTCCCCTGGCTCCAGCCCTATCCGGACGAACTGCTCGATCTGGCGGCGCCGGACGAGGGCGGGCCGGACGCGGCCGCCATCGCCCGGGAGACGGTCGAGCTGGCGTTCCTCGCGGCGATCCAGCACCTCCCGCCGCGGCAGCGGGCCGTGCTGATCCTGCGCGACGTGGCCGGCTGGCCGGTGGCCGAGACCGCCGGGGCGCTGGAGATGAGCGTCGCCTCGGTCAAGAGCGCGCTGCAGCGCGCCCGCGCGACGCTGCGCGACCGCCTGCCCAGGCGGCGGGCGGACTGGGCCGCGGCCACCCGGCCCAGCCGCGACGAGCTCGACCTGCTGGAGCGGTACGTCGCCGCGTCCAGGAACGCCGACCTGACGGGGCTGGCGGCGCTGCTGCGCGAGGACGTCCGCCAGGCCATGCCGCCCGCCGCCCTGGTGTTCGCCGGGCGGGCGGCCGTGCTCGACATGTGGCGTCCGGTCCTGGAAGGCGAGGAGCGCTGGGGCGAGTGGCACTGCGTCCCGCTCGCGGTCAACCGGCAGCCCGCGGTGGCGAACTACGTGCGGCGGCCCGGGGAGACCTCCTTCGGCGCGGTCAACATCGACGTCCTGTGCGCCGAGGACGGCCTCGTCACGGAGATCACCACCTTCGGCCCCGAGCTGCTGCCCCACTTCGGCCTGCCGCTCACAATCGAGGCCACCGTTACTAAACCGTGA
- a CDS encoding proline dehydrogenase family protein, whose product MLGSLLLAGSRSPLARRAVSGLPLTRKVVDRFVAGESAADAVAATRRLTGSGLSVTIDHLGEEVRDPGTAVAAAKAYVSLLEELRPLGLGDRAEVSVKLSAVGQALDPGMALENARQICAAARECGATVTLDMEDHTTVDATLGVLRTLREDFPETGVAIQAYLFRSEADCRDLAGSRVRLVKGAYREPASVAWQSKAEVDRAYVRCLRVLMNGTGYPMVATHDDRLIAIADSLAVSAGRGTGDYEFQMLYGIRADRQAALAAAGSRVRVYVPYGDDWYGYFMRRLAERPANVAFFLRALRGK is encoded by the coding sequence ATGCTCGGTTCCCTGCTTCTCGCGGGCTCACGCAGCCCGCTCGCCCGCCGGGCCGTGTCGGGGCTCCCGCTCACGCGCAAGGTCGTCGACCGCTTCGTGGCCGGAGAGTCCGCCGCGGACGCCGTCGCCGCGACGCGCCGCCTGACCGGCTCGGGGCTGTCCGTCACCATCGACCATCTGGGCGAGGAGGTCCGGGATCCCGGGACCGCCGTCGCCGCCGCCAAGGCGTACGTCTCACTGCTGGAGGAGCTGCGGCCGCTCGGCCTCGGCGACCGGGCCGAGGTGTCGGTCAAGCTGTCGGCCGTCGGCCAGGCCCTCGACCCCGGCATGGCCCTGGAGAACGCGCGGCAGATCTGCGCGGCGGCGCGGGAGTGCGGCGCCACGGTCACCCTGGACATGGAGGACCACACCACCGTCGACGCGACGCTCGGCGTGCTGCGCACCCTGCGGGAGGACTTCCCGGAGACCGGCGTGGCGATCCAGGCCTACCTGTTCCGCAGCGAGGCCGACTGCCGCGACCTCGCCGGGTCGCGGGTGCGGCTGGTCAAGGGCGCCTACCGCGAGCCCGCCTCGGTGGCCTGGCAGAGCAAGGCCGAGGTCGACCGCGCGTACGTGCGCTGCCTGCGCGTGCTGATGAACGGCACGGGCTATCCGATGGTGGCCACGCACGACGACCGGCTGATCGCGATCGCCGATTCGCTCGCGGTGAGCGCCGGGCGCGGCACCGGCGACTACGAGTTCCAGATGCTCTACGGCATCCGGGCCGACAGGCAGGCGGCGCTGGCCGCGGCCGGGTCCCGGGTGCGGGTCTACGTCCCCTACGGCGACGACTGGTACGGCTACTTCATGCGCCGCCTGGCCGAGCGCCCGGCCAACGTCGCCTTCTTCCTTCGCGCTCTGAGGGGTAAATGA